Sequence from the Maribellus comscasis genome:
TTGTTAAAATCCTGTAAACGCGGTTAGAATTCGGATATTGAGTATCGTAATTAAATTCCTGGTAAACATAGCTTAAAACTATTATTGCTGCTGCAATTCCAATGGCCATCGAAGAAATATTCAGCAGGTTTAACCGGGTGTTTCTTTTAAATCCGCGGAAAAAGATTTTTGTTGTTTTCATTTTTTGGTTCAATAATGTTTTATGCGAATTTGAAGATAGATAATAATTGTTATTATAAAGAACTATTTAGCCAGAATGCATATCACACAAGTTGAACGGTTAAAAAATGGATTTAAGAAGTATTTACATAAGTGATTTCCCTTGTAAATTTAGTATTCATAATACCAGAGAAACGAAATTTATGAAGAGAGAGTTTTAAAAACTATTTTGATTACGGTTTCTGTCGGGAGCTCGACGTTATTCATACCTCAGCGCTTCCACCGGATTCTTCGTAGCTGCACGCCAACTAATCCAGCTAACAGTTATTATGGTAATTACCAGAGAGGCAAGTCCAGCCAACGCAAATATCCACCAACTTAAGCTGGTTTTGTAGGCAAAGTCTTCGAGCCATTTATTCATAGTGTACCAGGCAATTGGGCAGGATATTACAAAGGCAACGACCACCCATTTTATAAAATTCCGGTTTAATGAGTATAGTATTTGACCAATACGGGCACCATTTACTTTTCGCACGCCAATTTCTTTGGTTCGCTGTTCGGCAACAAAAGCTGCCAGGGCAAGAAGCCCTATACAAGCAATTAGAATTGCCAATGCAGAAAAGACTGAAACTATCTTTCGCGTTCGCACCTCTGTGGTGTAAAGACGACCAAAGTCTTCATCAAGAAATACATAATCGAAACTCTGTCCTCCGGTAAACTTGTCCCATATTTGCTGAATCTTTTTAAGATTTTTCTGAATATCTCCTGATATTCGGACACTTAAGAACCTGCCATTATACTTTAACATTTCATTGTTGCTATAAATCCCTAAGGGACTCACTTCCTTGTGCAACGATTCGAAGTGAAAATCTTTTATTACCCCAATTATGGTAAAAGTAGTCGCATCTGTTTTTTGCCCTTTATATATTTTCTTACCTATCGGATTTTTTATATTTAACTCTTTTAGGGCGGTTTCATTTAACACTATCGACTTTGCATTTGCCTGATTACCTTCTTCGAAAAAACGACCTTGCGTAAGCTCAATATCGTATGCTTTTAAAAAATCAACGTCTGTCCAAATCACGCTTACATGTCGGTCTACGTTAGACAAATCATGAGCAAATGTCTCATAATACATATCTCTTCCGGGAATTCCATTAGAATTTGTTACTTGTAATATACCTGGTTGTGCAAGTAATTCGTTTTTTAATGAAGACAATAGGGGCCCTAAATAATTTGTATTTTCTATTATGACCATGTTTTCTTTGTTAAAGCCCAATTTTTGTTCCTGAAGAAAATTGAGCTGTTTGCTGATGAAAAAGGTTCCTGAAAAAAGTACAATGGTTACGATTAACTGAAACACAACCAACCCGCTACGCAATTTACCATGCGAACCATTAGAAAAATGAATTCCTTTTAGAACTTTAATAGGATTAAACGATGCTAAAAAGAAAGCGGGGTAAGCGCCTGCCAAAATTCCAATTGCAATTCCCAAAACCAGAAATAAAGGGATGGTTCCAAAATCATTCATATAATTAAATACCAACTGCTTGTCGATTAAAGCGTTAAAAGCCGGAAGAAGAATTTTGATTAAAATCATGGCAAGTGCCAGCGCTGCTAAAGTGATTAAAACAGATTCGGATAAAAACTGTAGAACAAGTTTTTTGCGGTTTGAACCCAAAGATTTTTTTAATCCAACTTCTCTAGCACGGTTGACCGACTGTGCAGTGGACATATTCATATAATTAATACAGGCAATTACCAGTATAAAAACTGCAATTATTGAGAAAATTATCAGGTAATTGCTATTACCCAAAGGTTCTAACCCTGCTTTTACAGTATTATCTAAATGAATTTCTGTTAAAGGTTGTGTATAATATTCTTGTCTATTACCCTGTGCCATTAGTTCCTCAAGCGATACCCCTTTATGCTCCTTCACATACGGCCCGACATATTTCTTAACAATACTTTTCAGTTTTTCATCCACATCTCGATTAGAAAAGCCCTCTTTTAGCAACACATAAGTATAAAAACTATTCTGAAACCAATTCACACTGTTGTTGTACGACCGGCTTTTGAATGAACCAATAAAGTCAGGTTTTATATCCGAGTTTTCCGGAAAATCTTCAATTACCCCGGTAACAGTAAAACCGGTATAGTTTTTTCGGGAAAGCGTTTGCCCAATAGGATTTTCATTTCCAAAATAACGTTTTGCTGTAGTTTCGGTTAAAACCACCGAGTAGGGATCTAACAAAGCTGTGCTTGGATCACCATAAATAAACGATGTCGAAAAAATTTTAAAGAAATTAGGATCAGCAAAACACGTCTTGCTTACATTAAGTATCTTGTCTTTGTATTCCAATATCATTGGCCAGTAATGAGTTAAACGAACAGCCTCTTCAACTTCAGGTATCTCATCTTTCATTACTCCCGCCAAGGGAGGAGATGTCCACGGCAGATTATAAGTATCGCCATTTAAGACTTCAAGACCATTCACCCGGTAAATCCGATCAGCTTTTTCATTAAATTTATCGTAGCTTAATTCGAATTGAACATAAAGCACAATCAGAATACAAGCTGTAATTCCGATCGCTAATCCAATAATATTTATTACAGAATAAAACTTGTTTCTCATTAAGTTTCGGAGGATGGTTTTTAGGTAATATTTTATCATGTCTTTTTGTTGTAGTTTCTTTACCCCTAAATTTCCCACAGGCGACTATTAAACCTGTATTTCAAAGATGTCCCGGTTCATTTATTCTTGTTTGCAGCTTTTTCGGTTCTCTCTTAAGGGAGTTAAAAAGGTGGCGAATTTATTATTCATCTCATAAAGGTTCTGCCGGGTTCATTGTAGCTGCCTTAAACGATTGAGATGAAACAGTTCACAATACAATTTCCCGCGCCATTAACCCGGGCAGAGCAAAAATCCACCATCTAAAATTGGTTTTGTGCGCACAGTTTTGCAGCCAATTTTTGCTCGTTGGTATTGAGTTTGTTTTTGTTGCTGCATGAAACGAGTAAAATAAGAACAATGAATAAAGGGAAAATATGTTTCATTATTTTCGATTTTTAGGATGTTACGTTTTTTGTGTATGTAACAAAAATATTGCCAGATTAAAGCATTTGTTCTTAATGTGTGCTGATAGTGAGAACTATTCGTATCTCAAACTTTCTACAGGATTTTTGCTTGCTGCTTTTATGGTTTCGTAACTGGTGCTTATTAAAATAATTATCAGTAGCATAGCTGCACCCAAAATAAACACCCAGGGCTGTGCCGGTAATTTATTCGCACTTGGCAAACTGGCATAAGCAAGCCATGCGGTTGGAAAAGCAATTCCCAGTGCATAGGTGACCAGCCAATAGTATTCTTTATTTAATAAATGGAAAATTCGTAACGATGAGCTTCCGTTAATCTTCCGTATTCCAATTTCTTTTGTTCGGCGTGTTACAGAATACGAAACCAATCCAAACATTCCAACAACTGCCAGCAGTACATTTATAAAGGTAAAAAACAGCAAAGTTTTGTTTACGGAGTGATAAATTTTAAAACTGTTTTCACTGTTAAAAGCCAATGGAACATCGCGAATTTCAAAAGGATCATTTGGAAATATTTTTTCCAGTTCGGATGCCAGGACTTCCTTTGCTCTTTTCTGCATTTCTTTTTCTGACCGAAAAGCAAAAATCCAGTTTCCTTTAACTGTATTTGGTGCCAGAACCAAAATACTTGGATCAACCGGATTGTGCATGTCCTGGTAGACAAAATCCTTTACCACACCTACTACTTTCAGTTTATTATCGTTGATTCGCTTTCCAATTGGGTCTTCCCATCCAAAACACCGGGCTGCCGTTTCGTTAATAATACATGCATTCCCTGCATCGCCCCGGAAATGGGAAGAGAAATTACGCCCTGCGACCAGTTTGGCATCTAAAACCGAAATGTAGTCGTAACTCACATCGTTAAACCGGCAATTGATTTTTACATTCGGATCACCACCCTCCCAGTTAACTGATCCTCCTCCAAAACGAACAAACGGTAAGTTTTTCGACATGGATACATCTTTAATTTCAGGATACTGAAGCAGACGACTGCGAAGCTGGTCGAACATTACTTCCGTTTCGGAAACGGTAACTTCGGCATATAGCAACCCCTCTTTTTCAAATCCCAGATCTTTTTCAGCGATGTATTTTATTTGCATCGAAAAGGACAATGTAAGTACAATAAGAAACAATGAAATGGCAAATTGTGAAGTGACCAGCACTTTTTTAAGATTGAAAGAAGAACTGCGTTTTTTGCTGTAAAAGTTCCCTTTAACCAAATCGGTAATTTTGTTAGAGGCCATAAACCAGGCCGGATAAGTTCCGGAAAAGATTCCTGTGATAACTGCAATTAAAATGGTTGACAAAATAAATTTCCAGTCGTTTCGCCAAATGAGTTCAATTTGTTTGTCGACAATATTTGAAAAAACAGGTAAAAACAGCTCTGCAACCAAAAACGCAAAAATAAGCGCAATCAGCGATACAACAACAGTTTCACTCAGAAACTGAAGCACAAGCGAATTGCGTTTGCTCCCGATTGCTTTTTTTACCGCCACTTCTTTTCCGCGCATCGACGCTTTTGCCAGCGATAAATTGATATAATTGAAACCGGCCATGGTAAGGATAAATATCCCGATAAGTCCAAAAAGTTTCAACACTATCAGGTAATCGTTTTTGTCGTTAAAGTTGAGGTACACTTTAGATAAAGGACACAGCTGAAGTTTCTCGTTTTTAATGTTCTCGTACTTTGTAAACAAGTCTCTTATTTTAGCCTCTGCCTGCTTGTGACTGGCCCCCTGATTTAACAGCGCATATGTCATACAATCGCCCGACCAACTGTTGTTTCTGGCAATATTTTTTAAGGGTTTTAGTGTTGCAAAAGAAATAATATAAGTTGGGCGGAGACTTGTGTTAAAAGGGAGGTCTTTATATACACCTGTTACTTTAAGCGGATATTTCTTGTCCAGTAAAACCGTTTTATCCAAGGCAGAATTATCTCCAAAAAGTTTTTCGGCAACGGTTTCAGACAGGGCGACAGTAAAAGGTTCGTTTAAGGCTGTGCTTTTGTTTCCGGCGATAAATTCGTAGGTAAATAAATCGAAAAAACAACTGTCGGCATGGATCCCTTTGTCGTCGTATATTTTGTGCTCTGAATCAGTAAAAAGGAAACTTCCTCCGTTTTCGCGGATGACCGATATTTTTTCAAATTCGGGGAAGTGTCCTTCTATCATTTGCGCAGTGAATGCGCGGGTGTGAGGAGAAATATCATTTCCATTTGTGGTATAAAGCGTTTGTGTAAATTGTCTTTGAATGCGATAAATCCGCTTGTAATTTTGGTGATTTTTATCCCAGTTAAACTCAAATCGGACAAATAGAGCAATGAGTATAAAAGCAGAGAATCCAATGGTGAGGCCTAAAATATTGGTTGCCGAATATATTTTATTTCGTACCAGTTTCCGAAACCAAAGTTTTAGAAAAATAGTGTTTATCATGGTTTGTTTGATTTTCAGGTTGTTTTTTTACTCATACCTCAACGCTTCCACCGGATTTCGTGTTGCCGCCCGCCAGCTTTGCCAGCTAACAGTTAAAAGCGAAATTCCAAGTACCAGTACTCCCGACAAAACGAAAACCCACCAGCTCAGGTTTGTTTTGTAGGCGAAATCTTCAAGCCACTTATTCATTGTATAATAGGTAACCGGGCAGGCAATAATAAAAGCTATTACAATCCACTTCAGGAAGCCTGAGTTAAGCATAACCAGAATCTCACGAATTTTAGCACCGTTTACTTTGCGGATACCTACTTCTTTGGTTCGCCTGATGGCTGAAAATCTGGCGAGTCCCAATAAACCCAAACTTGACAGTATTAAAGCTATTACCGCATAAATTACAATCGCTTTTGCCTGATTTTCTTCTTTACGGTACATTGTGTTTATCCATTCGTCATAAAACCGGGGCTCAAAGTTTAAATTAGGTTCAAATTCTTTTAATGTATTTTTTATTAGCTGTAAGGTTCCGGGTATGTCATTGCCGCTTATCCTGATATTCAGATTGCTCAAATTATCCGGGTCATATTTTAGTTGAATAAATCCCAGCTCCTGATGCATATCTTTAAAATGAAAATCTTTTACCACACCTACGATTTTTGAACCGAAAACTTCGGATTCATCAATATCATCTAATTGAAGGTAATCGTAAGTTTTTTTATTAATAATACATACATTCTGGCCTTTGTCAGTTAAACGAAAATTACGGCCTTTAACAATTTCGAGCCCAAATGCAGAGAGAAAGGAAGTATCTGAATTCATTACAGATAAATTGTCAATTTCATATTCAACACTATCTTTTTTCCAGGAGCCAGAGCTAGACGAATATATGGCAAACGGTCTGCCGTGCGTAGCTGTTACATCCATGATATCAGGATACTTTAATAAATTCTCTTTAATCACAGCAGCTCTGTCGTTTGTTTTTCCCTGAAGACGAACCTCCAATAGAAATTCCTTGTTAAAGCCTACGTCCTTCGTTTTAACAAAGTTGATTTGTTTGGTAATAATTGAAAGGGCAATAATTAAACTTAAGGTTACCGTAAGCTGAATAGTATTAAATACACCCCTCACATTTGAGTTTTTCAACAATACTTTACGTTGTAATAAATCAATGGCATTATACTTTGATGCTGCCAGAGCCGGTAATGCCCCCGTAAGGCCGCCTATTACAACAAAAATCAGGATAACGGCAAAGAGTATTTGCGGATTTTGCAAGGCTTCGAAAATATTTACCTCCCTGCCAAACAAATCTTTAAAAAGCGGTGAAATGATAATGGCAAATCCAACCGCCAAAAACATAGCTATAAAACAGGATAAATAAGATTCAGATAAAAACTGTGAAAAGATGGTCTCACGTCTTGCTCCAGTGGTTTTGCGAATACAGATTTCTTTATGTCGCTCACTGTTAAGAGCAGTCGTAAGATTGATGTAATTAAAAACAGCCAGCACCAGAATAATAATTACAATCCACGAAAGCAGTTTTATCATATTGATATTGGCATGATTAAACTGGTCGTTATCTCCCTTAAGGTCGAAGTAAACATCTTTAAAAGGCTGAACGTTTAACAGTGTTTCATTATATCCTTCATAAGGTTTTAAAATTTCTGTGATTTTCGCTTCGGTTTCGGCGGAACTTACACCAGGGTTTAGAAGAAAAACGGCATCGAACATTTTATAAGATACTTCATTATAACCTCTTGTTGAGCCAAATAGTTCCTGATCCAGATTAAAAATAACATCGTATTTTAATGAACTTGATTCACGCGGATCAGCAATTACAGCTCTGACTTCCTTTTTTTCTTTATTACCAAATTCCAAAATTTCGCCCAATGGATTCTTATCGCCAAACACTCTTTGGGCAAAACCTTCTGTTATTAAAACGTCGGTCTTTGCCTTTAGTAAATCTTTTGTTGCGCCCTTTATAATATCAACTGAAAAAACATCAATAAACGCTTCACTTGTAGTAACAGCTTTTGCCCATTTCTTCTCATTATTGTATTCATAAAGTACGCTGCTGGCTCCAAGCATACACATTTTATCAATTTCAGGAGCTGCATCCAGGATTGGCTGGTACATCCGTTTTGGTATCTGGGCATTTCCATCGGCCTGCTTAATCCGGTACATGTTGTCAATGTTAGCGAAATGTTTGTCCACATTTTTTTCTTCTATAATGTAGGAAACAATCATAACCAACACCGCCAGGCTGATGGCAAATCCTCCAATGGTGATACCATAAATAAGTTTGTGCTTTTTGAAATTTCGGAAGTAAGATTTTATTGAAGTATTCATCAATTTATTTTTAATGTTGTGTGTTTAACATTTGCTACAAAGGCAGGCTTTGTTTCAAGCCGTACTGAATTTATCAAATTCAGTGCCTCTATTTCAAGGTTCAGATTAACAGTAGCTTAAAGTCAATGGTGGATGAATATCTGTCAAATTTTTTTACAAAACCTGTATAATATTTTGTCATTTGTACTTCGGGGGTTACAGTCCGGGCAAATAGCGGTGTCATTTTATTCATACCTCAATGCTTCCACCGGGTTTCTTGTTGCCGCCCGCCAACTCTGCCAGCTTACTGTTAAAAGCGCGATTCCCAGTGCCAGTACTCCGGTAAGGGCAAAAATCCACCAGCTTAAATTGGTTTTATAGGCAAAGTTTTCAAGCCATTTATTCATACTGTAATATGAAATTGGAGTTGCTACAACAAATGCAATTACCACCCATCTTACAAAATCTTTATTGAGCATTGTGAGTATTTCAGAGATTTTGGCGCCGTTTACTTTGCGGATGCCAATTTCTTTGATTCTATTCTGGGCGGCAAACATCGACATGGCTAAAATTCCCATACAACTGATGACAACAGCGCAAACAGCAAATAGCGTAAATGCCTTTCTGAATTTCACTTCTTCCTGGTACAAATGTTCAACCGCCTGGCTGAAAAATGAAACTTTTACCGGAAAAGAAGGGGATAATTCTGCTGTCATCGATTGAATATTTTCAAATGTATTTCGAAGTGCTTTAAAGTTTTCGGTTTTTAATTTTACCAGCGCAATTGAAGCGTAATTGTCGTTTCGAATTGCCAGTGGCGCAATAGTTTCATTTATTGGCCGGAAGTGAAAATCTTTTACAAGGCCAACAATTTCGTAATCTGGACCGTTACCTCTGGGCATTATGGCTCCAATGGGATCTGTTATTCCATATTTCCGGCAGAATTGTTCGTTTACAATTACTTTGTGTTTATCACTTTCCAGATCATCAGAATAAAATCGTCCTTTCAAAAGTTGCAATCCCATAATATCGAAGAAACCTGCATCGGCGCTGAACGTCCTGAATTCTACTTGTTTTTTCTCACTGTTTTGCTGAAGTTCAAGTCCCCAGCCCGAATTCATTTTCCCCGGATAATATTGCGTGAATATCACCTCTTCAATGTTTGCCTGCGCAAGTAATTCGTCTTTCAGAACATCTTTTTTACCTGCCAACTGGTCTGTCAATTCTATTCCGACAATATTTTCCTGATTCATTCCCAGGTTGCTGCTTCCGAAATCGACTTGTTTTTGAATTAAAATGGTAAAGAGAATCAGGATAATGGCGACCACAAATTGTGCAGAAACCAATGTTCCTTTTCCCAGTGACTTCGTGTGTTTGAAAACGATTTTCTTTTTGAGGTTAATGAGGGTTTCGGAAGAAGCAATTCGAAGTGCGGGTACAATGCTGCACAAAAGGCTAAGGACAAAAATACAAGCCAGGGAAATGATTAAAAATTTACCGGAATAAATGATTAGCGGGTTGAATGTTATTGTTGTTTCATGGGCAAGTATCGGAGTAACAATGTAGGTCATCAGACAAGCAAACAGGAACGCGAAGGTGAATTGCAAAAACGTTTCGAAGAGCATTTTTAACATTATCTCTGTACGTTTTGCCCCGATAACTTTTAATATTCCGGTTTGTTTTATTTGGTCTCTCCATTGTGTGGTAGAAATATTGATGAAATTGACAAGAGCCACTACTAAAATCAGAAAGGCCACAACAGAAAGTAAAATTACCTGTGTTTTATTGCCGCTTTTTATGAAAGTGTGATGGTCGTTGTGAAAAGAAAAATAGATATTGTCTAATGGAACCAGGTTTAAATCAACAAACTTTTTTTGCTCTTCTTCTGGAAATAATTTGATAACCTGGCTTTGTACGGAAGATGGATTTGCTTTATCGTCTAACAAAAGAAACGTTTGGTAGTTTTTCCATCCCCAGGTAGTAAAATCTCTCTCGTCGTCTGATTGCACCCGTTTCATGGTTTCAATATTGGCAATTGAGTTGAACGAGAACATTGTATTTGAGGGCTGCTCTTTTAACACGGCAGTTACAGTGAGCAAATGTTTGTTGTCGATTTTAACCAGTTTCCCCACTGCGGATTGATTTCCAAATAAACGCGTAGCCAGTGGTTTTGAAATTACCACCGACATCGGACTCCCAAGTGCTGTTTTTAGGTTGCCTTCTGACGCTGTATAATCAAATAGATCAAAAAAATCGTTATCAGAAAATATTAAGTCTGATATAACAGGATCTTCGTTTTCGACTTGGTAAACGGGAGGATTCCACTTATCTCTCATACGGATGGATTTTTTTACTCCGGCAATGTTGGCATCAATTATAGGTTTTAAAATTCCAGGAGTATAAAACCAGTCTTTCAACGGCTGTATGAGATAAATATTCTCATGATTTTTGTGAAAATTATCTGTGGTGAATTCGCTGTATGAGTAAGCTGATAGAATGATAACCAATGCCAGACTTACCGAAAGCCCGAGCAGGTTGATACCTGTTGTTACCGGTTTTCTAAGTAGGTTCCGAAGAATAAGTTTTATAACGTTTTTCATTTTTTTATTGGTTTTTATTCACACCTCAAAGTTTCCACGGGATTTTTTGTTGCAGCTTTCCCGCTTGCCAATTAACTGCCCCTTGAACCTCAGGGAGGACTTTGAGCAAGTGTACATTGGTTATATCGCTTCAACATAATTCTGTTCTTTCAATCTCCCTATTCCCGGTTCCATTCCTTCCGGGAGGGGATTATTCATATCGTAAGGCCTCCACCGGATTTCTCGTTGCAGCCCTCCAACTTTGCCAACTGACAGTCAGCAATGCAATTCCCAAAGCAAAAGCACCGGCCAAAGCAAATATCCACCAACTCAGGTTGGTTTTGTATGCAAAGTTTTCGAGCCATTTGTTCATGGCGTAGTATGCAATTGGAGTCGCTACAACAAATGCAATCACCACCCATTTTATGAAGTCTTTATTGAGCATTGTTAGGATTTCGGAGATTTTGGCGCCGTTGACTTTGCGAATGCCGATTTCTTTGATTCTACTTGTAGTTATAAAGGAAGCCAGTCCAAATAATCCTAAACAGGATATAAAAATGGCCAATGCCGCAAACAAGTTGATAAGTTTTCCTGAGCGAATCTGCTTATTATATAATGTGGCAATGCTGTCATCTAAAAAGTAATATTCTATTGGATAATCCGGATTAAATTGCTTACATATGCGCTCAAACGTATTAACTCCATCAGTTATATTCCCTGCTGCAATTCTTACGGAAACATAGCGGTTTTTCATGGTTCCCTGTTCAGAGCGTAGTATCATTGGATCGATTTGTTTGTATGCTGATTGAAAATTAAAATCGTTAATCACTCCAACGATGATTCCATCCTCAAGCCGTTTGCCGACAGGATCTTGTAATTGCATCTTATTTATAGCTGTCTCATTAACAAGATAATAGGTGGAGATGTCATTGCGGCTTCGTGGCAAAAAATTTCGCCCTTCCAGAACTTTTAATCCGAATGTATTTACAAAGCCTTCGTCTGTATCAAAATAACTCATCAAAAAATCCTGATGGTTCGAAGGCATACCTTCCCATTCCACTCCTTCAAAAGAACCCTCATGATTGATAGGTAAGCCATTAGATCTCGTTACTTCTTCAATGGAAGCTTGTTGCAGTAACTCGTTTTTAAAACTTTGGAACCGGGTTTCATTTTGCAGTTCACCTTTCATCGGCGTATATACAATTTGGTCTTTATCAAATCCGGGATCACGGTTTAGTACAAAATGCATCTGCTGGCGAATTATTATTGCACACACGATTAAAACTACCGAAAGAGAAAACTGGCTGATAACCAGTGTTTTTTGAGAAGAAAACTGGTGCTTTTTGTTTCTTTTTACCGGAGACAATCCTTTCCCGGATATTGTAATGGCCCTGGTACTGGAAAGCAATAAGGCTGGATAAATGCCAATCAGCATTCCTGTGGTCAATAAAATAGCAAGAAGTAAACCGGATAAATTTTTCACCGCTAACAGCTCAAATCCCAGCGGAACTCCACTTAAGCTAAAAAAATAAGGAAATAATAATTTTGCGAATAAAATAGCAAGCACTGTTGATAAAAAAACATATAGCAATGCCTCAGCCATAAATTGGAGGATTAACTGACTCCGATTAGCCCCAACTACCTTCCTGATTCCGGTTTCTTTATTTCGGCGAAATGCTTTGGCAGTTGTAAGATTAATAAAATTGATACAGGAAATCAGTAAAATGATCAACCCGATGGCGCCAAAAAGATAAATGGTTTTCAGGCTGCCTATATCGGCAAAATCAGTGTTAAAATCAAAAGATGAATACAGATGAATATTTTTAAGTGCCTGAAGGTATAGTTTGGGTTGCCACTCCGGGATCCCGATGTTATCAATTAATACGTTGCGTATTTTCGATTCAAAAGCATGCACATC
This genomic interval carries:
- a CDS encoding ABC transporter permease; the encoded protein is MITNYFKIVWRNLWKNKIFSLINILGLSIGISCCTIIGIYVLHELSYDKFFPNSDRVYRVFQVQEQAGELYQVASTPAALPEALKENYAEIEEVTFFAQIFNKRLFRYQDKHFEEGNGFNVDSSFFKFFNFHIVRGSLEDFFTSPNTILLTKTMAEKYFGKEDPIGKVININRNQDFVVAAVIEDPPGNSHLKFNFLLPMEQIRSYRDFTSWGNNWVYTYILLKKGTDVHAFESKIRNVLIDNIGIPEWQPKLYLQALKNIHLYSSFDFNTDFADIGSLKTIYLFGAIGLIILLISCINFINLTTAKAFRRNKETGIRKVVGANRSQLILQFMAEALLYVFLSTVLAILFAKLLFPYFFSLSGVPLGFELLAVKNLSGLLLAILLTTGMLIGIYPALLLSSTRAITISGKGLSPVKRNKKHQFSSQKTLVISQFSLSVVLIVCAIIIRQQMHFVLNRDPGFDKDQIVYTPMKGELQNETRFQSFKNELLQQASIEEVTRSNGLPINHEGSFEGVEWEGMPSNHQDFLMSYFDTDEGFVNTFGLKVLEGRNFLPRSRNDISTYYLVNETAINKMQLQDPVGKRLEDGIIVGVINDFNFQSAYKQIDPMILRSEQGTMKNRYVSVRIAAGNITDGVNTFERICKQFNPDYPIEYYFLDDSIATLYNKQIRSGKLINLFAALAIFISCLGLFGLASFITTSRIKEIGIRKVNGAKISEILTMLNKDFIKWVVIAFVVATPIAYYAMNKWLENFAYKTNLSWWIFALAGAFALGIALLTVSWQSWRAATRNPVEALRYE